The following are from one region of the Hydrogenophaga sp. BPS33 genome:
- a CDS encoding Trm112 family protein, producing MDTKLLELLVCPVTKGPLIFDRDKQELLSRSARLAYPVRDGIPILLEHEARTLSDEEAARPSAPAPLA from the coding sequence ATGGACACCAAACTGCTCGAACTGCTGGTCTGCCCGGTCACCAAAGGCCCTCTGATCTTCGATCGCGACAAGCAGGAGTTGCTCTCCCGCAGCGCGCGCCTGGCCTACCCGGTGCGCGACGGCATTCCGATCCTCCTCGAACACGAAGCCCGCACCCTCAGCGATGAGGAAGCAGCCCGCCCCTCGGCGCCTGCGCCGCTGGCATGA
- the lpxK gene encoding tetraacyldisaccharide 4'-kinase produces the protein MSQGKADTRRQTRWLRAAQQRGGPMRLLWPVSLLYRSLIALRRRLYAMGVLRVHRLEVPVIVVGNVVLGGAGKTPCTIALVNHLVSRGWRPGVVSRGHGRQGADATPVHANASAADVGDEPLLIHQRTGVPVCVAARRVDAARALLAAHPQVNVLVCDDGLQHLALGRDLAIVVFDDRGVGNGWLLPAGLLREPWPPAPGSPFRPDLVLRQSREGQPGQPVDAHGLPVFDALRRLATHALGPQGQRVPLAQLRGQALTATAGIARPEVFFSMLRESGLVPEQEIPLPDHADATAYAELLRHPADVVVCTEKDAVKLFPLLPADGTRQAWAVPLELAPDPAFFAAVEARLAAVTAGR, from the coding sequence ATGAGCCAGGGCAAGGCGGACACCCGGCGCCAGACGCGCTGGCTGCGGGCCGCGCAGCAACGCGGCGGGCCCATGCGCCTGCTCTGGCCCGTCTCCCTCCTGTACCGAAGCCTCATCGCCCTGCGCCGGCGCCTGTACGCCATGGGCGTGCTGCGCGTGCACCGCCTGGAGGTGCCCGTCATCGTGGTCGGCAACGTGGTGCTCGGTGGCGCCGGCAAGACGCCTTGCACCATCGCTCTGGTCAACCACCTGGTGTCGCGCGGCTGGCGGCCCGGCGTGGTGTCGCGTGGGCACGGCCGCCAGGGAGCCGATGCGACGCCGGTACACGCCAACGCCTCGGCCGCCGATGTGGGCGACGAGCCGCTGCTGATCCATCAGCGCACCGGCGTGCCGGTGTGCGTGGCCGCGCGCCGAGTGGACGCGGCGCGTGCCCTGCTCGCGGCACATCCACAGGTGAACGTGCTGGTCTGCGACGACGGCTTGCAGCACCTTGCGCTCGGCCGCGATCTCGCCATCGTGGTGTTCGACGACCGGGGCGTGGGCAACGGCTGGCTGCTGCCCGCCGGTTTGCTGCGAGAACCCTGGCCGCCTGCGCCCGGCTCGCCCTTCAGGCCCGATCTGGTGCTGCGGCAAAGCCGCGAGGGCCAACCAGGCCAGCCCGTGGATGCGCACGGCCTGCCGGTGTTCGACGCGCTGCGGCGTTTGGCCACACACGCGCTCGGGCCGCAAGGCCAGCGCGTGCCATTGGCGCAACTGCGCGGGCAGGCCCTCACGGCCACCGCCGGCATTGCCAGGCCCGAGGTGTTCTTCAGCATGCTGCGCGAAAGCGGCCTCGTGCCCGAGCAGGAAATTCCCCTGCCCGATCATGCTGACGCGACCGCCTACGCCGAGCTGCTGCGCCATCCCGCGGACGTGGTGGTCTGCACCGAAAAAGACGCAGTGAAGCTCTTTCCGCTATTGCCTGCCGACGGCACACGGCAGGCCTGGGCGGTGCCTTTGGAGCTGGCACCCGACCCCGCGTTCTTCGCCGCAGTCGAGGCCCGCCTGGCGGCCGTCACAGCCGGGCGTTGA
- a CDS encoding ExbD/TolR family protein, translating into MNFRRGERDEPEINLIPFIDILLVVLIFLMLTTTYSKFTELQVNLPTADAQAPKQNPKEIVVAVGSDGRYSINRQVVESTSVEALTRVLSAASQNNRETVVIISADAAATHQSVINVMDAARRAGLIQITFATQQSGGARGRS; encoded by the coding sequence ATGAACTTCCGGCGCGGCGAGCGCGATGAACCCGAGATCAACCTGATCCCGTTCATCGACATCCTGCTGGTGGTGCTGATCTTCCTGATGCTCACCACCACCTACAGCAAGTTCACCGAGCTCCAGGTGAACCTGCCCACGGCCGATGCCCAGGCGCCCAAGCAGAACCCCAAGGAAATCGTGGTGGCGGTGGGCAGCGATGGCCGCTACTCGATCAATCGCCAGGTGGTCGAGAGCACAAGCGTCGAAGCCCTCACGCGGGTGTTGTCGGCGGCCTCGCAGAACAACCGCGAAACCGTGGTGATCATCAGCGCCGATGCCGCCGCCACCCACCAATCGGTCATCAACGTGATGGACGCCGCGCGGCGCGCGGGCCTGATCCAGATCACGTTCGCCACCCAGCAGTCGGGCGGCGCCCGGGGCAGATCCTGA
- a CDS encoding MotA/TolQ/ExbB proton channel family protein yields the protein MFSIIQAAGWPIWPLIICSVLGMALIIERFVSLKTRKIAPPKLLDEAIMVSRNGIPGPDVVRQLEQNSVLGTVLATGFRTFNINPRASEDDLRASLEGAGREAAAKLQKYLGALATIASAAPLLGLLGTVIGMIEIFGSQAAQGSGAVPGMGNPEQLAHGISIALYNTAFGLIIAIPALIFWRYFRARVDSYLLGMELASERFARHLLSLRKPTV from the coding sequence TTGTTTTCCATCATACAAGCGGCCGGCTGGCCGATCTGGCCCCTGATCATCTGCTCTGTGCTGGGCATGGCGCTGATCATCGAACGCTTCGTCAGCCTCAAGACGCGCAAGATCGCCCCCCCCAAATTGCTCGACGAAGCCATCATGGTCTCGCGCAATGGCATCCCCGGCCCCGACGTGGTCAGGCAACTGGAACAGAACTCGGTGCTCGGCACGGTGCTGGCCACCGGCTTTCGCACCTTCAACATCAATCCCCGTGCCAGCGAAGACGATCTGCGCGCCAGCCTGGAGGGTGCGGGCCGCGAGGCTGCGGCCAAGCTGCAGAAGTACCTGGGCGCGCTGGCCACCATCGCCTCGGCCGCCCCGCTGCTGGGCCTGCTGGGCACGGTGATCGGCATGATCGAGATCTTCGGCTCGCAGGCCGCGCAGGGCTCGGGAGCGGTGCCCGGCATGGGCAACCCGGAGCAACTGGCCCACGGCATTTCCATTGCCCTCTACAACACCGCCTTCGGCCTGATCATCGCCATCCCGGCGCTGATCTTCTGGCGCTATTTCCGCGCACGGGTTGACAGCTACCTGCTGGGCATGGAGCTGGCGTCCGAGCGCTTCGCGCGCCACCTGCTCTCGCTGCGGAAGCCCACGGTATGA
- the xseA gene encoding exodeoxyribonuclease VII large subunit: MGDPASARRVWAVGPLMRAVADTLAARFNPVAVRGELSGFSRAASGHCYFSLKDDTGQVRCALFRRSAEQLTFAPRDGQLVEARGKLDVYGPRGDLQLIVETLQPAGQGALFEQFLKLKAQLEAEGLFDADRKRALPVQPRSIGVVTSLGAAALRDVVTALRRRVPHIPVVVYPAAVQGGQAPSELCAALQTAYRRHAETGESEVLLLVRGGGSLEDLWSFNDPNLVRTVAQAPMPVVCGVGHETDFTLADFVADLRAPTPTAAAELCAPAREQRLGELVYLRERLADGVRSDLDQRGQRLDRVAQRMGRPSGRVHESQQQLAGLQHRLQGGLVLAAQQHRHRWQVLARALPPSLQRAMDGQRQRLQRAQAALGLLDPQLVLERGYAFLTDEHGQAVTSTTQTQPGQALQATLADGRIGLHVDRAAE, translated from the coding sequence ATGGGCGATCCAGCATCGGCGCGCCGCGTGTGGGCGGTTGGTCCGCTGATGCGAGCCGTGGCCGACACGCTCGCGGCGCGCTTCAATCCGGTGGCAGTGCGCGGCGAGCTTTCGGGCTTCTCGCGCGCGGCCAGCGGGCATTGTTATTTCTCGTTGAAGGACGACACCGGCCAGGTGCGCTGCGCGTTGTTTCGCCGCTCTGCCGAGCAGCTCACGTTCGCGCCGCGCGATGGCCAACTGGTGGAGGCACGCGGCAAGCTCGACGTCTACGGCCCACGCGGTGACCTGCAACTCATCGTCGAGACTTTGCAGCCCGCCGGGCAGGGCGCCTTGTTCGAGCAGTTCCTCAAGCTCAAGGCGCAGCTCGAAGCCGAAGGCCTGTTCGATGCCGATCGCAAGCGTGCGCTGCCGGTCCAGCCGCGCAGCATCGGCGTGGTGACCTCGCTCGGGGCGGCCGCCTTGCGCGACGTGGTCACCGCGCTCAGGCGGCGCGTGCCGCACATTCCGGTGGTGGTCTACCCGGCGGCGGTGCAGGGCGGGCAGGCGCCATCGGAGTTGTGCGCGGCCTTGCAGACCGCCTATCGCCGGCACGCCGAGACCGGCGAGAGCGAGGTGCTGCTGCTGGTGCGTGGCGGTGGTTCGCTGGAAGACCTGTGGTCGTTCAACGACCCGAACCTGGTTCGCACCGTCGCGCAAGCGCCCATGCCCGTGGTCTGCGGCGTGGGGCACGAGACCGACTTCACCCTGGCCGACTTCGTGGCCGATCTGCGCGCGCCCACGCCCACCGCGGCGGCCGAGCTGTGCGCGCCGGCGCGCGAGCAGCGACTGGGCGAACTGGTCTACCTGCGCGAGCGGTTGGCCGATGGCGTGCGCAGCGATCTCGACCAGCGCGGCCAGCGTCTGGACCGCGTGGCCCAGCGCATGGGACGGCCCTCGGGCCGTGTGCACGAAAGCCAGCAGCAGCTCGCCGGCTTGCAGCACCGCCTGCAAGGCGGGCTGGTCCTGGCGGCGCAGCAGCATCGCCACCGCTGGCAAGTGCTGGCACGCGCCTTGCCACCGTCGCTGCAGCGCGCGATGGATGGGCAGCGGCAACGCCTGCAGCGCGCGCAAGCCGCGTTGGGCCTGCTCGACCCGCAACTCGTGCTGGAACGCGGCTACGCCTTCCTCACCGACGAACACGGGCAGGCCGTGACCAGCACCACGCAGACCCAACCCGGCCAGGCCTTGCAGGCCACGCTGGCCGATGGCCGCATCGGTCTGCACGTGGACAGGGCGGCCGAGTAA
- a CDS encoding superoxide dismutase, with the protein MEHTLPKLPYDLDALAPHYSRETLEFHHGKHHNAYVVNLNNLQKGTEFESMDLESIVKKSSGGIYNNAAQIWNHTFFWNCMKPNGGGEPSGALAAAITAKFGSYAAFKEAFVKSAVGNFGSGWTWLVKKADGSVDIVNMGAAGTPLTTGDKALLTVDVWEHAYYIDYRNLRPKFVETFLDKLVNWSFAEANFA; encoded by the coding sequence ATGGAACATACCCTGCCCAAACTGCCTTACGACCTCGACGCCCTGGCGCCGCACTACAGCCGTGAAACGCTGGAGTTCCACCATGGCAAGCACCACAACGCCTACGTGGTCAACCTCAACAACCTGCAAAAGGGCACCGAGTTCGAGAGCATGGACCTCGAGTCCATCGTGAAGAAGTCCAGCGGTGGCATCTACAACAACGCCGCGCAGATCTGGAACCACACCTTCTTCTGGAACTGCATGAAGCCCAACGGCGGTGGCGAACCTTCGGGCGCGCTGGCCGCGGCCATCACCGCCAAGTTCGGCAGCTACGCTGCGTTCAAGGAAGCCTTCGTGAAGTCCGCAGTGGGCAACTTCGGTTCGGGCTGGACCTGGCTGGTGAAGAAGGCCGACGGCTCGGTGGACATCGTCAACATGGGCGCCGCCGGCACGCCGCTGACCACTGGCGACAAGGCCCTGCTGACGGTGGACGTTTGGGAGCACGCCTACTACATCGATTACCGCAACCTGCGTCCCAAGTTCGTCGAGACCTTCCTCGACAAGCTGGTGAACTGGTCGTTCGCCGAAGCCAACTTCGCTTGA
- a CDS encoding NADP-dependent isocitrate dehydrogenase, whose amino-acid sequence MSSQQPTIIYTLTDEAPLLATSSFLPIIRTFAAPAGIDVATRDISVAARVLAAFPEHLTDEQRVSDDLAELGKLTLKPEANIIKLPNISASVAQLKAVIKELQDKGYKIPDFPESPKNDEEKDIRARYNKCTGSAVNPVLREGNSDRRAPKAVKEYARKNPHSMGEWSQASRSHVSHMHHGDFYHGEKSMTLDRARDVKMELITKSGKTIVLKPKVSLLDREVIDSMFMSKKALLAFYEKEIEDAHKTGVMFSLHVKATMMKVSHPIVFGHCVRIFYREAFEKHGKLFDELGVNVNNGMVDLYNKIASLPQSKQDEIKRDLHACHEGRPELAMVDSAKGITNFHSPNDVIVDASMPAMIRNSGKMWGADGRLKDVKAVMPESTFARIYQEIINFCKWHGAFDPKTMGTVPNVGLMAQQAEEYGSHDKTFEVPEDGVANITDLNTGEVLMSQDVEAGDIWRMCQVKDAAIRDWVKLAVTRARNSGMPVVFWLDSYRPHEAQLITKVKMYLHEHNTAGLDIQIMSQVRAMRYTLERVIRGQDTISATGNILRDYLTDLFPIMELGTSAKMLSIVPLMAGGGMYETGAGGSAPKHVQQLVEENHLRWDSLGEFLALAVSFEDLGLKTGNEKAKILAKTLDTATGQLLDNNKNPSPKTGQLDNRGSQFYLALYWAQALAAQTEDAALAAKFAPLAKQLAENEKAIVAELTEVQGKSVDIGGYYKPDFAKLETVMRPSKTFNAALASVKS is encoded by the coding sequence ATGAGCAGCCAGCAACCCACCATCATCTACACCCTGACGGACGAAGCGCCGCTGCTGGCCACCAGCTCGTTCCTGCCCATCATTCGCACCTTCGCGGCGCCCGCCGGCATCGACGTGGCCACGCGCGACATCTCCGTTGCCGCACGTGTGCTGGCTGCTTTCCCCGAGCACCTGACCGATGAACAGCGTGTTTCCGACGACTTGGCCGAACTGGGCAAGCTGACGCTCAAGCCCGAGGCCAACATCATCAAGCTGCCCAACATCAGCGCGTCCGTGGCGCAGTTGAAGGCCGTGATCAAGGAGTTGCAGGACAAGGGCTACAAGATCCCCGACTTCCCGGAGAGCCCGAAGAACGACGAAGAGAAGGACATTCGCGCACGCTACAACAAGTGCACCGGCAGCGCCGTGAACCCGGTGCTGCGCGAAGGCAACTCGGACCGCCGCGCGCCCAAGGCCGTCAAGGAATACGCGCGCAAGAACCCGCACAGCATGGGCGAGTGGAGCCAGGCCTCGCGCTCGCACGTCTCGCACATGCACCACGGCGACTTCTACCACGGTGAGAAGTCGATGACGCTGGACCGCGCGCGCGACGTGAAGATGGAGCTCATCACCAAGAGCGGCAAGACCATCGTGCTCAAGCCCAAGGTCTCGCTGCTGGACCGCGAGGTCATCGACTCGATGTTCATGAGCAAGAAGGCCCTGCTGGCTTTCTACGAGAAAGAAATCGAAGACGCACACAAGACCGGCGTGATGTTCTCGCTGCACGTGAAGGCGACCATGATGAAGGTGTCGCACCCGATCGTCTTCGGCCACTGCGTGCGCATCTTCTACCGCGAAGCCTTCGAGAAGCACGGCAAGCTGTTCGACGAGCTGGGCGTGAACGTCAACAACGGCATGGTCGATCTCTACAACAAGATCGCCTCGCTGCCGCAAAGCAAGCAGGACGAGATCAAGCGCGACCTGCACGCGTGCCACGAAGGTCGCCCCGAACTGGCCATGGTGGACTCGGCCAAGGGCATCACCAACTTCCATTCGCCCAACGACGTGATCGTCGACGCCTCGATGCCCGCCATGATCCGCAACAGCGGCAAGATGTGGGGCGCCGATGGCCGCTTGAAGGACGTGAAGGCCGTCATGCCCGAGTCGACCTTCGCCCGCATCTACCAGGAGATCATCAACTTCTGCAAGTGGCATGGCGCGTTCGACCCCAAGACCATGGGCACGGTGCCCAACGTGGGCCTGATGGCGCAGCAGGCCGAGGAATACGGCTCGCACGACAAGACCTTCGAAGTGCCCGAAGACGGTGTGGCCAACATCACCGACCTGAACACGGGTGAGGTGCTGATGAGCCAGGACGTGGAAGCCGGCGACATCTGGCGCATGTGCCAGGTGAAGGACGCCGCCATCCGCGACTGGGTCAAGCTGGCCGTCACGCGCGCGCGCAACTCGGGCATGCCCGTGGTGTTCTGGCTGGACTCGTACCGCCCGCACGAGGCGCAGCTGATCACCAAGGTCAAGATGTACCTGCACGAGCACAACACGGCCGGTCTGGACATCCAGATCATGAGCCAGGTGCGCGCCATGCGTTACACCCTGGAGCGCGTGATCCGTGGCCAGGACACCATCAGCGCCACTGGCAACATCCTGCGCGACTACCTCACCGACCTGTTCCCCATCATGGAACTGGGCACCTCGGCCAAGATGCTGTCCATCGTGCCGCTGATGGCCGGTGGTGGCATGTACGAAACGGGTGCGGGCGGCTCGGCGCCCAAGCACGTGCAACAACTGGTGGAAGAAAACCACCTGCGCTGGGATTCGCTGGGTGAGTTCCTGGCCCTGGCCGTGTCCTTCGAGGACTTGGGGCTCAAGACCGGCAACGAGAAGGCCAAGATCCTGGCCAAGACGCTGGACACCGCCACGGGCCAACTGCTGGACAACAACAAGAACCCTTCGCCCAAGACCGGCCAGCTCGACAACCGTGGCAGCCAGTTCTATCTGGCGCTGTACTGGGCACAGGCACTCGCCGCACAAACCGAAGACGCGGCCCTGGCCGCCAAGTTCGCGCCGCTGGCCAAGCAACTGGCCGAGAACGAGAAGGCCATCGTCGCTGAGCTGACCGAGGTGCAGGGCAAGTCGGTGGACATCGGTGGCTACTACAAGCCGGACTTCGCCAAACTGGAAACGGTGATGCGCCCGAGCAAGACCTTCAACGCGGCGCTGGCATCCGTGAAGTCCTGA
- a CDS encoding DUF192 domain-containing protein → MKSLLSLCGLLFALNGAAWSQNTPQLDLPRVSLSVGMRLIDAQVAATPQQREIGLMHRRDMGTNEGMLFVFEQPAGQCFWMKNTLLPLTAAFVADDGTIVNLADMKPQSLDSHCSAKPVRYVLEMHQGWFAQRGIKAGTRLSGALFGK, encoded by the coding sequence ATGAAATCACTTCTCTCCCTCTGCGGCCTGCTCTTCGCGCTCAACGGCGCGGCCTGGTCCCAGAACACACCGCAACTCGACCTTCCCCGCGTCTCCCTGTCGGTGGGCATGCGTCTGATCGACGCCCAGGTGGCAGCCACGCCACAGCAACGCGAAATCGGCCTGATGCACCGGCGCGACATGGGCACGAACGAAGGCATGCTGTTCGTCTTCGAACAGCCGGCCGGCCAGTGCTTCTGGATGAAAAACACCTTGCTGCCTCTGACAGCAGCGTTCGTTGCCGACGATGGCACCATCGTGAACCTCGCGGACATGAAGCCGCAAAGCCTGGACTCGCACTGCTCGGCCAAGCCGGTGCGTTACGTGCTGGAGATGCACCAGGGCTGGTTCGCCCAGCGCGGCATCAAAGCCGGCACGCGCCTGAGCGGCGCGCTTTTCGGCAAATGA
- the icd gene encoding NADP-dependent isocitrate dehydrogenase: protein MYQHIQVPTQGQKITVNSDFSLNVPDQVVLPYIQGDGTGVDIMPVALKLVDAAVAKAYAGRRQIHWMEAYAGEKATALYGPDAWLPTETVTALREHVVSLKGPLTTPAGSGIRSLNVALRQALDLYVCLRPVQYLPGVPSPLKEPEKTHMVVFRENSEDIYAGIEFEAGSPQAQKLIGLLQDEMGVTSIRFPGTSGVGIKTVSREGTERLMRKAIQYAIDHDKPSVTIVHKGNIMRYTEGAFRDWAYALAQTEFGAELLDGGPLCQMRNPKTGREILIKDCFADDFLQQSLLRPLEFSVVATLNLNGDYIADALAAQVGGIAIAPGANLSDTLASFEPTHGPVPKLAGRDYANPCAQILAAEMLLRHLGWKEGADILIAALKAAIASKQVPHDFARAMQGAVQVSTSRFGQVMEEFIEEM from the coding sequence ATGTACCAGCACATCCAAGTGCCGACCCAAGGTCAGAAGATCACCGTCAACAGCGATTTCTCGCTCAACGTGCCCGACCAGGTCGTGCTGCCGTACATCCAGGGCGATGGCACCGGGGTTGACATCATGCCGGTGGCGCTCAAGCTGGTTGACGCCGCAGTGGCCAAGGCCTATGCGGGCCGCCGCCAGATCCACTGGATGGAGGCCTACGCCGGCGAGAAGGCCACGGCGCTGTATGGCCCCGATGCCTGGCTGCCCACCGAAACCGTGACCGCTCTGCGCGAGCACGTGGTCTCGCTCAAGGGCCCGCTCACCACCCCGGCGGGCAGCGGCATCCGCTCGCTCAACGTGGCCTTGCGTCAGGCGCTCGATCTGTATGTGTGCCTGCGCCCGGTGCAGTACCTGCCGGGCGTCCCCTCGCCCTTGAAGGAGCCGGAGAAGACCCACATGGTCGTGTTCCGCGAAAACTCCGAAGACATCTACGCCGGTATCGAGTTCGAAGCCGGCTCGCCGCAGGCGCAAAAGCTCATTGGCCTGTTGCAGGACGAGATGGGCGTGACCTCGATCCGTTTCCCTGGCACCTCGGGCGTGGGCATCAAGACCGTGTCGCGCGAGGGGACCGAGCGGCTGATGCGCAAGGCGATCCAGTACGCGATCGACCACGACAAGCCCAGCGTGACCATCGTGCACAAGGGCAACATCATGCGGTACACCGAAGGCGCGTTCCGCGACTGGGCCTACGCGCTGGCGCAAACGGAGTTCGGTGCCGAGTTGCTGGACGGCGGCCCTTTGTGCCAGATGCGCAACCCGAAGACGGGCCGGGAGATCCTCATCAAAGACTGCTTCGCCGACGACTTCCTGCAGCAAAGCCTGCTGCGGCCGCTGGAGTTCTCGGTGGTGGCCACGCTCAACCTCAACGGCGACTACATCGCCGACGCACTGGCCGCGCAGGTCGGGGGCATTGCCATCGCGCCCGGTGCCAACCTGTCGGACACGCTGGCCAGTTTCGAACCGACGCACGGCCCGGTGCCCAAACTGGCTGGGCGCGACTACGCCAACCCGTGCGCGCAGATCCTGGCCGCCGAGATGCTGCTGCGCCACCTGGGCTGGAAAGAGGGTGCCGACATCCTCATCGCCGCGCTCAAGGCGGCCATCGCCAGCAAGCAGGTGCCGCACGACTTTGCCCGCGCCATGCAGGGCGCGGTGCAGGTCAGCACCTCGCGTTTTGGCCAGGTGATGGAAGAGTTCATCGAAGAGATGTGA
- a CDS encoding IclR family transcriptional regulator domain-containing protein, which produces MKDDPIRAVQRVLNLLRLMNEREVWSLQALQERTGLPKSTLHRLLSTLQAEHCVYSGPEMAGRYRLTQSVTELSRGVTQKNRLADVARPIVIAATRDSKWPMAMGVIDGPVVRANVCSMPYSPYSMKPTSIGQAYDLLSTALGNAYLAFCDRKERRILIDLLNQQDCGLARWNAPALRQMMRNARQRGHTQRNGQRNDESSAIAVPVRSRSGQLLGVLACSTFSRSMSPSWLARMVPVAKATARDIGEAFGPD; this is translated from the coding sequence ATGAAAGACGACCCGATACGCGCCGTCCAGCGCGTGCTGAACCTGCTGCGCCTCATGAACGAGCGCGAGGTCTGGAGCCTGCAGGCGCTGCAGGAGCGCACGGGTCTGCCCAAGTCCACCTTGCACCGTCTGCTGAGCACGCTGCAGGCCGAGCACTGCGTCTACAGCGGCCCGGAGATGGCGGGCCGCTACCGTCTGACGCAGTCGGTGACCGAACTCAGCCGGGGCGTGACGCAGAAGAACCGCTTGGCCGATGTGGCGCGGCCGATCGTGATCGCCGCCACCAGGGACAGCAAGTGGCCCATGGCCATGGGCGTGATCGACGGCCCGGTGGTGCGCGCCAATGTGTGTTCGATGCCGTACAGCCCGTACTCCATGAAGCCGACCTCCATCGGCCAGGCCTACGATCTGCTGTCGACGGCCCTGGGCAACGCTTACCTGGCCTTCTGCGACCGCAAGGAACGCCGCATCCTGATCGACCTGCTGAACCAACAAGACTGCGGTCTTGCGCGCTGGAACGCGCCGGCCTTGCGTCAGATGATGCGCAACGCGCGCCAGCGTGGCCACACCCAGCGCAACGGCCAGCGCAACGACGAAAGCAGCGCGATCGCAGTCCCTGTTCGCAGCCGCTCGGGACAGTTGCTTGGCGTGCTGGCCTGCTCGACCTTTTCGCGCAGCATGTCGCCGAGCTGGCTGGCGCGCATGGTGCCGGTGGCCAAGGCCACCGCGCGAGACATCGGTGAAGCGTTCGGGCCGGACTGA
- a CDS encoding Bug family tripartite tricarboxylate transporter substrate binding protein, with protein MQAIPTRRRQLTAALALLPFAGLSGFSGAALANTTYPNKPIRLVVPYPPGGSTDLLARLLSKQFFPAANQPTVVENTGGAGGNIGAQMVVRAPADGYTLEVGAMSQHAMNGSLYKGLTFDPMADFVPVAMLAYVVNVIAVSTRLPVNNLAELLAYIKSHPGKVNYSSGGIGSHNHLTLEYLARFANLKMTHVPYRGGGPAVAALVAGEVDLFAGGASLLMPQAHAGKVKLIAVTEARRSELLPDVPAVAESISNFEVSNWYGIFARSNLPGPLLAQINREVDRAMSEPATKQQLRDRGMTHTVMSPAQLDKLLKAEHKRWSDIITSMNIAAE; from the coding sequence ATGCAAGCGATTCCCACACGTCGACGCCAACTGACCGCTGCTCTGGCCTTGCTGCCTTTCGCGGGCCTCTCCGGCTTCTCGGGCGCAGCCCTGGCCAACACCACCTACCCCAACAAGCCCATCCGCCTGGTCGTGCCGTACCCACCGGGTGGGTCCACGGACTTGCTGGCGCGTCTGTTGAGCAAGCAGTTCTTCCCCGCCGCGAACCAGCCGACCGTGGTGGAAAACACCGGTGGCGCTGGCGGCAACATCGGCGCGCAGATGGTGGTGCGCGCGCCGGCCGACGGCTACACGCTGGAGGTGGGCGCGATGTCGCAACACGCAATGAACGGCTCGCTGTACAAGGGCCTCACGTTCGACCCCATGGCCGACTTCGTGCCCGTGGCCATGCTGGCCTATGTGGTCAACGTGATCGCCGTGTCCACGCGGCTGCCGGTGAACAACCTCGCCGAACTGCTGGCCTACATCAAGTCCCACCCGGGCAAGGTGAACTATTCGTCGGGTGGCATCGGTTCGCACAACCACCTCACGCTCGAATACCTGGCGCGGTTTGCAAATCTGAAGATGACGCACGTGCCTTACCGCGGCGGCGGGCCGGCCGTGGCCGCGCTGGTGGCGGGCGAGGTCGATCTGTTCGCCGGCGGCGCCTCGCTGCTGATGCCGCAGGCCCATGCCGGCAAGGTCAAGCTGATCGCGGTGACCGAGGCCAGGCGCTCCGAGCTGCTGCCCGACGTGCCCGCCGTGGCCGAGAGCATTTCCAACTTCGAGGTCAGCAACTGGTACGGCATCTTTGCGCGCAGCAACCTGCCGGGCCCGTTGCTGGCGCAGATCAACCGGGAAGTGGACCGCGCCATGAGCGAGCCCGCGACGAAGCAGCAGCTGCGCGATCGTGGCATGACGCACACCGTCATGTCGCCCGCGCAGCTCGACAAGCTGCTCAAGGCCGAGCACAAGCGGTGGTCGGACATCATCACGTCCATGAACATCGCGGCCGAATGA
- a CDS encoding nuclear transport factor 2 family protein: MMGARDFAAEALARQAIDALNARFAYQIDNGQSAQVPELFTVDGHYAIAHGAERRVSTGQAAIRAAYEERAARGARTSCHLFTNLHVSGATTDTAHSHCFLLLFAQDGLPPHPAQPLLVARYDDICERDAQGLWRYRSREATVLFVSDDHRPIALPLAKA; the protein is encoded by the coding sequence ATGATGGGCGCGCGTGACTTTGCCGCCGAAGCGCTGGCCCGCCAGGCGATCGACGCGCTGAACGCGCGCTTCGCCTACCAGATCGACAACGGTCAGTCCGCACAGGTGCCCGAGCTGTTCACCGTCGACGGCCACTACGCCATCGCCCATGGCGCAGAACGGCGCGTGAGCACGGGCCAGGCGGCCATCCGCGCCGCCTACGAAGAGCGCGCGGCCCGTGGTGCGCGGACTTCGTGCCATTTGTTCACCAACCTGCATGTGTCTGGGGCCACGACCGACACCGCTCACAGCCATTGTTTCCTGCTGCTGTTCGCGCAAGACGGTCTGCCGCCACACCCGGCGCAGCCGCTGCTGGTGGCGCGCTACGACGACATCTGCGAACGCGACGCGCAAGGCCTATGGCGCTACCGCTCGCGCGAGGCCACAGTGCTTTTCGTGAGCGACGACCACCGCCCCATCGCTTTGCCGCTGGCCAAGGCCTGA